From the Aquirufa lenticrescens genome, the window CTGGGGTTACGAAGAATAAGAATATGCTAAGAAATTTAACACCCACCGTGCGAAATTTGATTTTCGTGAATGTTGCTATCTTCTTAGGATCAGCCTTCATTCCGGATGACTTATTTGCCTTGTATTTTTTCCAATCAAGTAAATTCCATTATTTCCAAATCATCAGCTATATGTTCGTTCATGCGAACTTTATGCACTTATTGATGAATATGTTTGGACTCTATATGTTTGGATCTATTCTAGAGCGCATTTGGGGAGGACCACGCTTCTTGTTCTTCTTCCTTTTCTGCGGCGTCGGAGCAGGCTTATTACACGAAGCCATTCAGTATTTCCACGATTACGCGAGCATTCGTAAAGCGTTGGAATTAGCCTTATCGAACCCAAATTCGGACTTCTTAATGGACTATTTTAACCGTTTTGACGGAAGTACATCGATTAACGAGGGCAGATTAAACGCCTTAGGGGCGATTGATCATTACAAAGATTACACCACTCAAAACCCAGTGGTAGGAGCTTCAGGAGGCGTTTTCGGTATTTTGATGGCTTACGGTTATTTATTCCCAAACTCGGAGATGTTTGTCTTCCCTATTCCGATTCCAGTCAAAGCGAAATACCTGGTGATGGGCTTTGCCTTTTATGAATTATGGGCGGGGAAAGCAGCTGCAGAAGGAGATAACGTAGCCCATTTTGCCCACTTAGGAGGAATGCTTTTTGCGGTGATTTTATTGTTGATTTGGAGACAAAAACGCGATAGCTTCTATTAAGATGCGCAGCATTCTAACCGATATAAAAAACATTATTCAACAGCCTGGGCAGGGCTTACTGAAGATCATTATAGCTAATGGAGCCCTATTTGTGGCTTTAATGATCGCACGGGTAGGTCTTCTGATTGCAGGAAAATCGGAATTATTTGATGCCTTTTTTACGCAGGTTTCCCTTCCTTCCGCACTCGATTTATTGATCCAAAGACCCTGGAGCCTGATTACCTATTTTTTCTTGCACATCGAGGTATTCCACCTCATCTTCAATATGATGTTCCTTTATTGGTTCGGGATCATAATCCAAGATTTCATTGGGAATAGACGACTGGTTCAGCTCTATTTCTATGGAGGTTTAGCAGGCGCTTTGGCCTTTCTTTTAGCGATGAATACGGTAAGTTTTTTCATTGCCAAAGGCCCTACATTCCTTAATGGTGCATCTGCAGGCGTATTTGCGGTAGTGGTGGCGGCAGCGACCATTCGACCTAATTACCAAGTGCATTTGTTATTATTGGGTCCGGTTCGCATAAAATACATTTCGGCTTTTTATATCCTATGGTCTTTTATTGAAACGACTGGGGCAAACGCAGGAGGCAATATTGCGCACTTAGGTGGAGCGGTATTGGGATTTATTTTTGCCAAAAACTTCTTAGCCGCCTCCCGCCCCCAAGCCATTTTTGAAATAAAAATTAAAGAGTTTGCGCAGGCTGTACATCAAAAAGTGCAACCTAGAAAAGAACTCGAAACCGTACCGGAGGAAGAGTTGAATGCCATTTTGGACAAAATATCACAGTCCGGATATGACAGTCTAACGGACTTCGAACAAAAAAGATTATTTAAAGCGAGTCAAAAAAATGACTAAGGCTTAAAAACATTTTTACCTTTGTAAGGTTAATCTTTCACCATCATCACAAGCGTCTATGCAATTTGAAGCCGGTCCTTTACTTAGCCAGATCACCACTCCGGAGGATTTGCGCAAGTTGCCGAAATCAGACTTACCTCAAGTCTGTTCTGAATTGCGTCAATTTATCATTGACAACGTATCGGTGAATGGAGGCCATTTTGGCGCCTCTTTAGGTGTAACCGAACTAACCGTAGCCTTACATTATGTTTTTAATACACCCGATGACCAATTGGTTTGGGATGTAGGGCACCAGGCTTATGGCCACAAAATCTTAACTGGACGCCGAGAAAATTTCCATACGAATCGCTTAATGGGCGGCATTTCTGGCTTTCCGAAACGTTCCGAAAGTCCCTTCGACACGTTTGGTGTAGGACACTCCTCTACTTCCATCTCAGCAGCGTTGGGTATGGCTGTGGCTTCCGGTTACAAAAAAGAAACGCACAGACAACACATCGCGGTGATTGGCGATGGATCGATGACAGCAGGGATGGCTTTCGAAGCCATGAACCATGCTGGCGATATTCCAAACAACATGCTGATTATCTTGAACGATAACTGCATGGCGATCGACCCGAATGTGGGTGCCCTAAAAGAATATTTAACAGATATCACCACTTCACACACCTATAACAAGGTAAAAGACGATGTGTGGAATCTGTTAGGCAAAATGTCCAAGTTTGGAAAAACGGCACAAGAGATCGTTTCTAAAATCGAGAATGGACTGAAAGCCACCTTATTAAAGCAAAGTAACCTGTTCGAATCCTTGAATTTGCGGTATTTTGGCCCGATCGACGGACACGATATTGATAATTTAACGACGGTTCTAAACGACTTAAAAGATATTCCTGGCCCTAAAATCTTGCATTGCATCACAACGAAAGGCAAAGGATACTCACTGGCGGAAAAGGATCAAACATTATGGCATGCTCCAGGCAAATTCGATAAGACGACTGGAGAGATTCACAAAAAGACCTACGATGATCCTCAGCCCCCTAAATACCAGGAGGTTTTTGGCCATACCTTATTAGAATTAGCCGAGAAGAATCCGAAAATCATGGGTATCACCCCAGCGATGCCTTCAGGATCTTCCTTGAACATTATGATGCGGGCGATGCCAGATCGCGCGTTTGACGTAGGAATCGCAGAACAACATGCGGTTACTTTCTCTGCTGGATTAGCGACTCAGGGATTGACCGTTTTCTGTAATATCTATAGTTCGTTCATGCAACGCGGTTACGACCAAGTCGTACACGACGTCTGTTTGCAAAAATTACCCGTCATTTTCTGCCTAGACCGCGCTGGTTTAGCGGGAGCTGATGGACCGACGCACCATGGTCTATTGGATTTAGCCTTCATGCGTTGTGTGCCAAACATGATTGTGGCAGCTCCTCGAAATGAGCAAGAGCTACGAAATATCATGTATACGGCGTCCTTAGACTCTTTCAAAAACCACGAAAAGGCGATTACTATTCGTTATCCTCGTGGAGAAGGTGTGATGCCAGCTTGGAGAACCAACTTCGAAGAAATTGAAATCGGGAAAGGGATTCAATTGGTAGAGGGTGAGGAAATTGCGATCTTATCGATTGGTCATATTGGAAATGAGGCGATAGCTGCTTGTGAAGCAGCGCGCGAACTTGGCTTGAAACCAGCCCTATTCGATATGCGCTTTGTGAAACCATTGGACGAAGAGTTATTGCACCGCGTATTTGCACAATTCAAGAAGGTGATTACGGTAGAAGACGCAGCGATTCAGGGTGGATTTGGATCAGCGATTGCGGAATTTATGGTAGATCACAACTATACTTCACAACTTATTCGCCTCGGAATTCCAGATGAAATCGTCGAGCACGGGGAGCAAAAAGAATTGTACGCCCTATGCGGAATCGACGCAAACGGCATTTTAGCAAAAATCCAAGCGAACGTCACCACACAAACGGCGAAAAATAATCCGAAAGCAATGATTTCTTAAAGTGCAATTAGTACTTTTCAAAGAAATTATCCCTACCTTTGCACCTTGAATTTCCCAATTAAAGGAATTTCGTTTCATTCAACGAATACATTTTTATGCAAAGCATTCGCAACATTGCCATTATTGCCCACGTTGACCACGGTAAAACGACCCTAGTTGACAAAATCATTCATGCATCCAAAATTTTTAGAGAAAATCAAGAATTTGGAGATTTGATCCTTGACAATAACGACTTAGAGAGAGAAAGAGGGATTACGATTACGTCTAAAAACGTATCTGTTCGTTATAATGGAGTAAAAATCAACATTATCGATACACCTGGTCACGCCGACTTTGGCGGTGAGGTAGAACGTGTTCTACGTATGGCGGATGGCGTTATCTTGTTAGTGGATGCTTTCGAAGGCCCAATGCCTCAAACACGTTTCGTTTTATCTAAAGCGATTGCTTTAGGATTAAAGCCTATCGTGATTGTTAATAAAGTAGATAAAGAAAACTGTCGTCCAGACGAAGTACACGAAAGTGTATTCGACTTGATGTTTAACTTAGAGGCAACAGAAGATCAATTAGACTTCCCTTGTATCTATGGTTCATCTAAGCAAGGATGGATGAGTACTGATTGGAAAAAACCAACGGATAATATCATTCCATTGTTAGATGCGATCATCGAGCACATTCCTGCTTCTAAAGTACAAGAAGGTACTCCGCAAATGCAGATCACGTCGTTAGACTACTCTTCATTCGTAGGTCGTATCGCGATCGGTCGTTTAGAGCGTGGAACTTTGACAGAAGGGATGCAAATCTCGCTTTGCAAAGCAGATGGTACAACGAAGAAAATGCGTATTAAAGAACTTCAAGTTTTCGAAGGTCTAGGAAAAGTAAAAGTAGAGAAAGTAGAGTGTGGTGAAATTTGCGCGGTAACAGGTATCGAAGATTTCGAAATCGGTGACACGATTGCAGATGCAGAAAATCCAGAGGCATTAGCGCGTATCGCGATTGATGAGCCTACGATGAATATGTTGTTCACGATTAACAACTCTCCATTCTTTGGTAAAGAAGGTAAATTAGTGACGTCTCGTCACATCCGTGATCGTCTGTTCAAAGAGACAGAGAAAAACTTAGCCTTGAAAGTGGTTACAACGGAAAGCGAAGATAAATTCTTAGTGTTTGGCCGTGGTATTCTTCACTTGTCTGTATTGATCGAAACGATGCGTCGTGAAGGATATGAGTTACAAGTAGGTCAACCTCAGGTTATCTTTAAAGAAGGAGAAAACGGAGAGCGTTTAGAACCAGTGGAATCATTGGTAGTAGACGTTCCAGCAGAGGTAGCAGGTAAAGTAATCGAATTAGCAACTCAAGGTAAAGGTGAGTTGTTGATTATGGAACCTAAAGGTGATTTACAACACTTAGAATTCAACATTCCATCTCGTGGTTTGATTGGTTTACGTTCTAAAGTATTGACAGCGACTTTTGGAGAGGCGATTATGGCACACCGTTTCATCGCTTACGAACCATTCAAAGGTCCTATCCCAGGCCGTATCAACGGATCATTGATCTCGATGAACACAGGTCCTGCGATTCCTTACGCGATTGATAAATTACAAGATAGAGGGGTGTTCTTCATCGATCCAGGTGAAGAAGTATACACAGGTATGGTTGTAGGTGAGCACAATCGCCAAAACGATATCGAAGTGAACCTTCAAGCTGCGAAGCAATTAACAAATATGCGTGCTTCAGGTACGGATTCGAATACCAAAATTGCTCCTAAATTAAACTTCTCATTAGAAGAGTGTATGGAATTTATCCAAAAGGATGAATACTTAGAAATCACTCCTAAGTCATTACGTATGCGTAAAATTTGGTTAGACCCGAACGAACGTAAGCGTAACGAAAAAAAGCCAAGCTAATTTTAAAGGCTGCCCTCACCGGCAGCCTTTTTTTATAATACGATTGCCGATTGTTCGTCCAAAAAATAATATTTCTGAGGTAAATAGGGCTTTAGCTCCCCTAGCCAATAGGCTGAAGGTTTCTTCAGAAAATACCAGGTGGCCTTCTGCCAGCTTATTAACCATTCTTTATCGCGGTATTTTACTTCTTTACCTAAGATCAAATATTGCTGCCCAGTAGCTTCTGTGGGTTCGCGAACATAAGCGTACGTTTCACTTCTGTATTTCCATTGTAGATTACCTTTCTCCGGCCATCGTCGCGTCAGCGTATCGGTCACGCCCACGTTTGCCCACATCGGACTTAAGTGCGCTTGAATCCAGGCAGGATCCGTACTCGCAGGCAAAGAAGCGAAAGATTTCTCGCCTTTATTCTCAACCCATACCGCTTCCCCTTTTACCGAACTGAGATATGACTGAGGTATCGTTTCAGGTGTTTGCCAAAAAATTAGCGTGATGAACGCGCACACTTTCCAGCGACGCGGCGCCCAAACCAATAGGGCAATCACAGTGAAATAAGATCCCATTTCAAACCATGAAATCCGCAAAAAAGGCATAACTGAGGTGACCCGCTCCACCCAGCTAAACATCAAACCATGCAACAATTGAAAACTTGTCTTCAGTAAATACGCCAATGGCTGAAAGGCCCATTCCGGCAAAAAAGAACCAATCGCCAACAGCAAAAAACCCAGAAATAAGGCAATAGAAGAGAACAAAATCAAAAAGGGGTTCAATAGGAAAAAGGAAATCGGATGAGGCAATTGATGAAAATAATACACAATCAAGGGCCAAGTAAAAATTTGAGCAGCTAAGGCTACGCAGGTTAATTCCCAAATCTGGGTCAGCGGCCAGCGTAGCCATCCAGAGAATTGAAAAACAGAAGCCCAGCGCTGTTGAAACGCAATTAATCCCCAAACCGCTAAATAGGACAGCTGAAATCCTGCATCAAACAAGGAGGCTGGATGCAAGAACAATAGAACGAAGGCGCTAAAAGCCAAGGTATTCAGGCTTTCCTGTCTGCGAAGAAAGGTTTTAGCAAACAAAATCACCGAAAACATCCAAGCTGACCTCAACACTGGCAAAGAAAAACCGCTAATCCCCGCATAGCACCATAACAAGGCCATCATTAAGCCAAAAAATACGTAAGGACCGGCCGGCCTCCGTTTAAGCAAAAATCCCAATAAAAGGCTTAATCCCATATACAATAGCCCCACGTGAAGACCCGAAACAGACAAAATGTGAATAGCTCCTAAAGCCGAATAAGCAGACAAGGTCTCAAAATCGATCTTTGTCTTCACGCCTAACAGCATCGCTTCGGCCACATCCCGATCTCGCCCCGGCTCGAAGGCACGTTCAAGGAGCCCAACGAAATGACCCTGCGCCTTTTCGAAAAAAGTTGATTCTACCGTTCCCTTTTTCAATAATCGAATTCGATCTAACGAAACAAAGGCTGTCCCTCCTATCCCCTTTTGGGTGAAATAAGCACCCCAATCCTTTTCATATGGAAAGAGTGGTAAGGGAAATGGCTTAACCACTTGTCTCACCGCATATAGATCCCCAGAGGCTGGTTTAGGTAGTTGTTTGGCGAGATATAAGCGTATCAACCCTGACATAGGAGTCCACGAACCAGATGAATCCCTGATACCTTTACCTCTAGCTAACACAGACCAAGACTTCGGTTTCTCCTCTACAGATCCACCGACTCGAAACACAAAACCATCGCCCGGCAGCACTGGCAACACGGGCTTCAAATAAGCAGCCCAAGACATTGCAAAAACAACAATCAAGGAAGAGATGCCGACACTTTTACCAACTCTCCCTGGAAGCAGAAAACCCAAACAACCCAACAGAAGCCAGTAGTCAAATCCGGAAAGCAAAATTCCGATCATCCAAAACAGCAAAATTCGGACAAAAGGGAACCGAGAAAAATAGGAGATCATCGATTAGGCGGAAAAGCCTAAAGGTAGAATTTTTTAACAGAGATGAGGGACTCTACCTCATCAGGAACTAGATATTTTATGGACTGTCCTTGTTGAATACAGGCCCTGATATAAGTCGCAGAAATATGTAAAACAGGCGCCTCAATACGTTGAACATTCTTATGCGCCCATAAGTCAGACGTTGGCTCCTCTCCCCGCGGATACACGTAGAGACCATAATAATCAAGTATTTGGTTATAGTTTTTCCAGCTCTTGAACTGCTCTAAATTATCTCCACCTATGATTAGCTTGAACTCTGTCTCCGGATGACGCTCCGCTAAATGCACGAGCGTGTCAATGGTATAAGAAGGCCGAGGTAAATTAAACTCGATATCTGATGATTTGAAGGCATAATTATCGGATATGGCCCGTTCTACTAAATCCAAACGATCAAATTCGTGCAGTAGGGATTTACTTTTCTTATGGGGATTTTGGGGAGAAACGACGAACCAAATTTGGTCTACTTCTGTCTGATTCAAAACCGCCTGCGCAATGATCAAATGACCCTGATGAATCGGGTTAAACGAACCAAAAAACAGGCCTACCTTCATTATTTTGTTAATTTATCGAACAATTGCTGCGCTTCAGCGACCGCATCTTCTAGCTTATCATTCACTAAAATCACATCGAATTGTTCTTGGAAAGACCACTCAAATTTCATCTTGAAGATACGCTTAGACAAGGCCTCCTCATCTTCTGTACCACGAGATCGCAAACGCTCCTCTAGGATTTCTAATGTAGGGACTTTAACAAAAACAGCTAAGGCGCGATCACCATAATACTTCTTCAAGGCCAATCCTCCGCGGACATCTACATCAAAAATGACGTGTTTCCCCGAAGCCCAAATGCGTTCAATTTCCGACTTTAAGGTGCCATAATACGCCCCTGCATACACTTCTTCCCATTCCACAAACTCGTCATTAGCGATTCTTTCCCGAAAATCATCCGGCGTTAAAAAATAATAGTCCTTTCCGTGTTCTTCGTGACGACCACGTTTATCGCGGGTACACGCAGAAATCGAGAATCCTAAATTAGCATTGCGCGCTAATAATTCTTTAACGATGGTGGTTTTACCAGAGCCCGAAGGGGCCGAAAATATGATGAGTTTACCTTCCAAAAATTTCGATGATTAAATGAACCAACAAAATAAGGGAATTAAGATCAATATAAGGAGTAGAATGGATGATATTTTTGAACGAATACTTTCAAGTAAACCGGAAGGACAGCTTGATGTGCAGTTGGATTTCAACGCATTGCGAAGGGCAATTTCCAATTTATACCCTTCTTGACAAGGCATACATTTATCTATATTAGCTAAAAAACGCGCTTCCTCCTCAGCAGACGCCTCTTTATCCAAGATACGCTGGATCAGCTTCATGCAATCAGGTTGATGGGAACAATTCGTCTTCATAGTGTTTTTAACATCGATGGTAAAAAAATAGTTCCGAGCTAGGCTGACAACATGTCAGTTTTGTAGCCTTTTTTAGCAGCATAAGAGGCTAAGGTTTCTTTTAGCAAAGTTCTCGCACGGTGAAGTCGTGATCGCACGGTACCGATGGGAATATTCAGAATTTTGGCCATCTCTTCGTAGCTAAATTCCTCTAAATCACATAGAATAATGATCATTCTGAAATCGACAGGCAACGCTTGAATAGCAGAGGTAATCTCATCCCCTAACATCTCATTAACTGTCTCAGCTTGCAAATCCGCCTGGAAGGCAGGCTCTGGATCGTCATCACCCGCAAAGGATTGCTCCACCCACTCGAATTCAACTTTGGATGGACCGCGGGATTTCTTGCGGTAATCATTGATGAAATTATTCTTGAGGATGCGGAACAACCAGGCTTTGGCATACGTCCCAGGCTCAAAGGACCCAATAAAACGAAACGCGCGCATACACGTGTCCTGCACTAAATCATGCGCATCATCCTCGTCATTCGTCAGTCGAAGGGCAAAATTATACATCGCATCCATATGGGGCACAAACTCCTTTTCGAAGAGGGCTCTGGCTTGCGATTCTGTCAGCGCAACGGCTGAACTTATTTCTGTACTCATGGCGGTTTATCTATAAGATAACGCTATGCTTACAATTTAAACGCCAAAACGAAAAGGTGACAAAAAGACTTATTTCCCCTTGTTGAATAATTCCAATAAGGTAAACACAAGTACGCCTAACATAGTACTTAAAAAGGCTTTCAATAGACTAAGGCCAAATAAGCTCGACTCACTTGCCTCTAACTGAAATAACACGAAATGATGCGTAAACAACATCAAAGTGAGATACGGATAAAACCACATCCACTTCATCTCCTCCAAGCTGATGGAAGAGCGTTCATCGTATCCATTCGCAGGGGTCAGGATATTAAATAAGGTAGGACGCAACCAGGCTACTAAAACCGTGGCAAACGCATGCATTCCATGCGTATTATAGAAAACATCTAACAACCAACCGAGAGCAAATCCCCCTAAAATCAAATAGACCGGCGGTGTTTCAATAGGCGCTTTAATGATTGCCCACAAATAGATGAAACAGAAACCATAATAGAATAAGGCCAAATCCCGTAAGAACAAGAGCTGCACCACTATCGTTAAAACGACCGCTATCCACCATTTGTATTGAAAATTAGCGCTCATCTTAGTCGATTTTAGGTTTTGATTGTTCTAATTTCGCCTGCTGACCCGCAAACTTGTTTTCGATCACATATACATAGCGTAGCGTCGAGAAATGCGTCAAAAGCATCACTTTAATATCGTGAAAAGTTCCATCGTCTTGCAAACCGACTTTGGCCACTATACCAATAGGAATATTGGGTGGATACACCGCGTTATAATCAGATGTAACAATCGTATCTCCTTTCACTACTTTTTTGTATTTAGAGACATCCATCAACTCCGCCACCTCAGGCTGATAACCAGGCCATTTGATATAACCGAGCTCGCCAGAAGACTTGATTTTAGCGGATACCGTATTACTCGTATGCAAAACGGAAACAATTAAAGCCAAATTCTCCGTACACGAAATTACCTTCCCTACTACTCCAGTGGAGGAAATAACCGCCATTCCTGGTTTGATCCCGTCCAGGTAGCCTTTTTCAATCGTCAAATAATTTTGGGAATTCCGGGTGCTTTGATCAATTACTTTACAAGCGATAGGCTTGTAGCGATCCAATGATGCCTTACTAAAAAAGACAGGTAAATCAGCTTTCTGCTGAACTTGAGCCTGCAGTTGAAAAATCTGCTGATGTAATTTCTGATTCTCAAGTGCTAACTCCCCATTGATTTCTCTCAATTGATGGTAAGTAGCTACTTCCTGCCTTGTAGACAGAAGGGAAGCTGCCCAGGAATTCGTCGTATTAAAATAAAGGGTATGCTGGTAATTATTGTAGGTGAACACAGCCCAAAGACTGATAACCTGCAGCAAAATAAACAGAAGCAGATTTCGCTGACGCAATAAAAACTGAAACAGTTGATTCATCCCCTAGGTAATCAATACCGGACGGTATTTCTCTAAGTTTTTCAAGATTTCACCCGTACCTCTGATTACCGCTTTCAACGGATCATCTGCCACGTGCACTTTTAATTGCGTCTTTTTCTCAATGCGCTTATCTAATCCGTGCAACATTGCACCACCACCAGCTAAGTGAATACCATTATGGAAGATATCTCCGGATAATTCCGCCGGAGCTCTTTGCAAAGTCTCCATAATAGCTACCTCGATTTTCGTAATCGAACTATCTAAGGCATAAGCGATTTCAGAATAATTAATCAGGATTTCTTTAGGGATACCCGTCATCTGATCACGACCACGGATCTCAAAATCTGCTGGAGGATTCTCTAATTCTGGCAAAGCAGAACCTACTTGAATTTTGATTTGCTCCGCTGAACGCTCACCAATCACCAGCTTGTGCTCACGTAACAAATAATCTTTAATGTCACGTGTAAATTCATCTCCAGCGACACGAATCGAGTTTTCAACAACGATACCGCTTAATGAGATAATGGCTACTTCTGTAGTACCACCACCGATATCTACCACTAGAGATCCATTCGGTTGTTCAATATCTATTCCAATACCAATTGCCGCAGCAATCGGCTCATGTACCATATATACTTCACGCGCTCCAGCGTGTTCTGCGGAGTCTTTTACGGCTCTTTTCTCCACCTCCGTAATACCAGAAGGAATACAAATTACCATACGTAATGCCGGAGAAAAGAAGGAATTTCCTTTATCCATCATCTTGATTAAACCACGCATCATTAACTCAGCGGCGGTAAAGTCAGCAATCACACCATCTTTTAATGGACGAATGGTTTTAATATTATCATTCGTTTTCTCGTGCATCATCATCGCTTGACGACCCACCGCTAAAACCTTGTTCGTATTGCGATCTAACGCAATAATCGAGGGCTCATCTACGACAACCTGATCTTTGTGAATAATCAAGGTATTCGCCGTACCTAAGTCCATGGCTATATCCTTCGAAAGAAAATTAAATAATCCCATCTGATTTTGTGATTGTAAAACACAAATTTACATAAAAATTGAGGTAAAATTTTAAAAAAATCGAATTTTACAATTTCCACGAAATAATTATAAAATAGGCCAAAGCAGGATCTCAGAAATCCTGAATCAACAAAATCCCACTCTTATTAATATATTACAATAAAATCGGAGAAAAAAAATAGGACAAACTGGGCAAATTAATCGACAAAATAATTTGGAATTATTATCTGATTTATTAGTTTTGTCCAAGTTTAGTAGAAAAATCGTATTAATTACTCCGTTTGGTGATAAATTATGGAAGATTATAACAAGATCATCGAGTCCTTAGGTGTTAAATTCATCAAAGCGAGGAACATTAGAATATTACAACCGATTCGTATCAAGAATTTCTACGACGTAGAAAATTCACTCTTGATATTGTACAAAGGTGAGGTTTCTTTTGGTGAGGAGGAAACACCGGTGGAAGAGGGCGATATGCTTTTTATCCCAGGAGGTAAAATGATCAGCGTAACCTACGGAAACGCAGAAAAACCGAAAGCGGTAAACAACGAAGAGTTTATGACGCACCGGGAATTGTATTTTGACCAAAATACAGATCCTACACAAATCGGAACACAACCGAATTCTTTCGGGATGGTAGCCTTCGAAGCGAAAGTTTTTGACTCAGTTAACTTCTTTACTTCGCTAGACATTCCTCCGTTCTTAATTAAACGTGACGATAAATTAGCGGCAACCATCCGCGAAATTTTAGAAGAAGATCTTTCAGATGCGATTGGTAAAGGACGTATCATCAAGATCAAAACGGAAGAGATTGTGATCGAAGTGATTCGTTACATCATCGAAAACCGTTTATTCGTAGAGCAATTAGCTACAAACTCCACTTACTTCAAAGATCCACGCTTAATCGATATCTTCGCTTACATCAAGGATCATTTAGGTGGTGATTTATCTAATAAGGTTTTGGCAAACGTCGCTAACGTTTCTGAAGACTACGTAGGTCAATATTTCAAGATGTTAACGGGTATCAACCCACAAGATTATATCGAGTACCAACGCATGGAAGCGGCGGTAGGATTACTTCGCACGACGAAAAAATCCATCCGCGCCATCGGTTCTGAAGTGGGCTATAAAGACACGGCGTATTTCTGCCGTCGTTTCAAAATGATGTTCGGTATTCCAGCCGGAAAAATGAGACGAAGAGAATCGTTGATGAATATTTAGAACAAAAAAAGCCGTTGAAGAAATTCAACGGCTTTTTTGTTAGTAGTCAGTTACCAGTAATCAGTAAACAGTGACTGGATACTGGGTACTGGCTACTGTTAGTCGAAGCAGAGCTTCAACTACAGCAAATACTT encodes:
- the nadD gene encoding nicotinate (nicotinamide) nucleotide adenylyltransferase, producing MKVGLFFGSFNPIHQGHLIIAQAVLNQTEVDQIWFVVSPQNPHKKSKSLLHEFDRLDLVERAISDNYAFKSSDIEFNLPRPSYTIDTLVHLAERHPETEFKLIIGGDNLEQFKSWKNYNQILDYYGLYVYPRGEEPTSDLWAHKNVQRIEAPVLHISATYIRACIQQGQSIKYLVPDEVESLISVKKFYL
- the gmk gene encoding guanylate kinase — its product is MEGKLIIFSAPSGSGKTTIVKELLARNANLGFSISACTRDKRGRHEEHGKDYYFLTPDDFRERIANDEFVEWEEVYAGAYYGTLKSEIERIWASGKHVIFDVDVRGGLALKKYYGDRALAVFVKVPTLEILEERLRSRGTEDEEALSKRIFKMKFEWSFQEQFDVILVNDKLEDAVAEAQQLFDKLTK
- a CDS encoding sigma-70 family RNA polymerase sigma factor encodes the protein MSTEISSAVALTESQARALFEKEFVPHMDAMYNFALRLTNDEDDAHDLVQDTCMRAFRFIGSFEPGTYAKAWLFRILKNNFINDYRKKSRGPSKVEFEWVEQSFAGDDDPEPAFQADLQAETVNEMLGDEITSAIQALPVDFRMIIILCDLEEFSYEEMAKILNIPIGTVRSRLHRARTLLKETLASYAAKKGYKTDMLSA
- the mreC gene encoding rod shape-determining protein MreC, with the protein product MNQLFQFLLRQRNLLLFILLQVISLWAVFTYNNYQHTLYFNTTNSWAASLLSTRQEVATYHQLREINGELALENQKLHQQIFQLQAQVQQKADLPVFFSKASLDRYKPIACKVIDQSTRNSQNYLTIEKGYLDGIKPGMAVISSTGVVGKVISCTENLALIVSVLHTSNTVSAKIKSSGELGYIKWPGYQPEVAELMDVSKYKKVVKGDTIVTSDYNAVYPPNIPIGIVAKVGLQDDGTFHDIKVMLLTHFSTLRYVYVIENKFAGQQAKLEQSKPKID
- a CDS encoding rod shape-determining protein, with the protein product MGLFNFLSKDIAMDLGTANTLIIHKDQVVVDEPSIIALDRNTNKVLAVGRQAMMMHEKTNDNIKTIRPLKDGVIADFTAAELMMRGLIKMMDKGNSFFSPALRMVICIPSGITEVEKRAVKDSAEHAGAREVYMVHEPIAAAIGIGIDIEQPNGSLVVDIGGGTTEVAIISLSGIVVENSIRVAGDEFTRDIKDYLLREHKLVIGERSAEQIKIQVGSALPELENPPADFEIRGRDQMTGIPKEILINYSEIAYALDSSITKIEVAIMETLQRAPAELSGDIFHNGIHLAGGGAMLHGLDKRIEKKTQLKVHVADDPLKAVIRGTGEILKNLEKYRPVLIT
- a CDS encoding helix-turn-helix domain-containing protein; translated protein: MEDYNKIIESLGVKFIKARNIRILQPIRIKNFYDVENSLLILYKGEVSFGEEETPVEEGDMLFIPGGKMISVTYGNAEKPKAVNNEEFMTHRELYFDQNTDPTQIGTQPNSFGMVAFEAKVFDSVNFFTSLDIPPFLIKRDDKLAATIREILEEDLSDAIGKGRIIKIKTEEIVIEVIRYIIENRLFVEQLATNSTYFKDPRLIDIFAYIKDHLGGDLSNKVLANVANVSEDYVGQYFKMLTGINPQDYIEYQRMEAAVGLLRTTKKSIRAIGSEVGYKDTAYFCRRFKMMFGIPAGKMRRRESLMNI